A section of the Spirosoma pollinicola genome encodes:
- a CDS encoding putative Ig domain-containing protein: MSLVNRSNRTSASFPGLWASKLTLAFFSLLILLQIGNLQAQTCTVTDYLYLNDVTKDNNGNGIGYVHKLRLNPGISATEIYSSGTKSWFPAGGVLKTPHGLGQDLNGNLYIGQTGDGPIAKIKCNGTVVNANFINDGGFNVVSKDGYLYIDDNGSNRINRYSLCDGSAQGYIVLNGDFSYGSETMKDWGLEIDPDGTFYVTAGFNVLNNNKNTYIYRFKPTDASFTAHTAYTAQLITGVGVSLKPGTGDSGISNTNEVWGITHDPAGNMYIVVQDRTDDTNKETWILKYNKNFTLVDYIMEKDDTPTGGIEGARGIVYYAPWDRLLIAGGPDGDCVAKVRPSDMVYTGALAPNEPGQTPKTLRIASEACPTAAALTVDTTMCNVQVGDKVFLQNIIGTCNAPICGGTWTASTGNAGITFNECDLSFTVTNVAIGCGKFTLKNVGGTCGDFTITVNVDFANVTAPVLGGNQTVCAGSDIPTPFTTVTPATGSNTIKYQWQKSTASCTAGFTNIANATASTYTPTVLTQTKYYRVVTTVDGNCSTPRGSCADTSNCVTVTTKVCCAKPVVTVTPGTCNPATNQYSISGTISLTNASAGTATITDGTRSTTVAIAATATSVAYSLAGFTSGTGSHTVTVSLPGCGSDDAVYTAPASCTVAPCALNVVVTPGSCNSATNQYSISGTVSFTNAVAGTLSITDGVKSTTVAVAAGATSVAYSLTGLTSGSGSHTVVASLTGCGTDFITYAAPASCTVCTVNLVTSTLPNGQVGTAYSRTLVTSGGTTPYTYAVSTGTLPAGLSLNPTSGVISGTPTSATTASFTIKVTDAKSCSDVAALSITTSSAPVCLLTVTATPGTCNANNNNYRVTGTISATNTTGNQSLTISVGSVTTTASLTGNGPVSYTLIGLLSDGLTKTVSVISSATACGSASVTYSAPASCTVCSLSLVTSNLPNGQVGTPYAHTIITTGGNSPLSFSVAGGTLPEGLSLNPTTGVIAGVPTAAGSFTVTFTITDSKGCRVSLPLTVFDINTGPVCSIGLAVTPGVCSSATNTYTLSGMVSLSNNTTGGTILITSGLMTTTLTISNTATLVPFSLTGLGSDGLVHTVTATLTGCGTGSTTYSAPQSCTIACQPPIHVCKGTDYAFQIDAPTGQASYQWYRNGVVIASATLSSFTATQAGSYSVVINGTAVGQCPDGSCCPVVIVEDSIATYQAQAQAPTCSTASSSEANADGRIVVTNWRLSATDTTTYFYQVSLGSRFNEAQVIGGSTLRPVPASGVVVADLANPATAGGQAYTVRICNGLGCEKDVVVILPQTICSCPPAKCVLFVIKKVHKAL; the protein is encoded by the coding sequence ATGAGCTTAGTGAACCGCTCCAATCGGACTAGCGCATCTTTTCCTGGTTTGTGGGCCAGTAAGCTGACACTTGCTTTTTTTTCCTTATTGATACTTCTTCAAATTGGAAATCTGCAAGCTCAGACCTGTACCGTAACCGACTACCTGTACCTGAACGACGTTACAAAGGATAATAATGGTAACGGTATAGGCTACGTTCACAAATTAAGGCTCAATCCTGGGATCTCGGCTACTGAGATCTATTCGTCGGGCACCAAATCCTGGTTCCCGGCGGGTGGAGTCCTGAAAACGCCACACGGTCTGGGGCAGGATTTGAACGGCAACCTGTACATTGGCCAGACGGGTGATGGGCCTATTGCCAAGATCAAGTGCAACGGCACCGTAGTGAACGCCAACTTTATCAATGATGGTGGATTTAATGTCGTTTCTAAAGACGGCTATCTCTACATTGATGACAATGGCTCTAACCGCATCAACCGCTACTCCCTTTGCGATGGCTCAGCACAAGGCTACATTGTGTTGAACGGTGATTTTTCATACGGTTCTGAAACGATGAAAGACTGGGGATTAGAGATCGATCCCGACGGTACGTTCTACGTAACGGCAGGGTTTAACGTGTTGAATAATAACAAGAATACGTACATCTATCGCTTTAAACCTACCGACGCCAGCTTTACGGCACATACGGCTTATACTGCCCAGTTGATTACCGGCGTTGGCGTATCCCTAAAACCAGGTACTGGCGATTCGGGAATTAGCAACACGAACGAGGTGTGGGGGATTACGCATGACCCAGCCGGTAACATGTATATAGTGGTTCAAGACCGAACCGATGATACCAACAAGGAAACGTGGATTCTGAAGTATAACAAAAACTTCACCCTCGTGGATTACATCATGGAGAAAGACGACACGCCAACAGGCGGTATCGAGGGAGCGCGGGGCATCGTATATTACGCGCCCTGGGATCGATTGCTGATTGCCGGTGGGCCCGATGGTGACTGCGTAGCAAAAGTGAGGCCTTCAGACATGGTATATACGGGCGCACTAGCCCCCAATGAGCCTGGCCAAACACCCAAAACGCTGCGAATTGCGAGCGAGGCCTGCCCAACGGCGGCAGCCCTTACCGTTGATACCACTATGTGTAACGTGCAGGTAGGCGATAAGGTGTTTCTACAGAACATCATTGGTACATGTAACGCACCTATTTGTGGAGGTACCTGGACGGCCAGCACCGGCAACGCTGGCATCACGTTTAACGAATGTGACCTTAGCTTCACCGTAACGAACGTAGCGATTGGCTGCGGAAAGTTTACACTCAAGAATGTTGGAGGTACCTGCGGTGATTTCACGATTACAGTAAACGTCGATTTCGCCAATGTGACGGCTCCCGTTCTTGGCGGTAATCAAACGGTTTGTGCTGGTTCCGACATTCCGACCCCATTCACGACAGTCACTCCCGCAACGGGAAGTAATACCATTAAGTATCAATGGCAAAAAAGTACGGCCTCCTGTACGGCTGGGTTTACCAATATTGCTAACGCTACAGCCAGTACGTATACTCCAACCGTATTGACACAAACGAAGTATTATCGAGTCGTTACTACGGTTGATGGTAACTGTAGTACCCCGCGTGGTAGCTGCGCTGATACCAGTAATTGCGTAACGGTTACCACAAAGGTTTGCTGCGCAAAGCCAGTGGTAACCGTTACGCCCGGCACCTGCAACCCAGCAACGAATCAGTACAGTATTTCGGGTACCATATCACTAACAAATGCATCAGCCGGTACGGCAACAATCACCGATGGTACCCGGTCGACAACGGTAGCTATAGCCGCTACGGCTACCTCGGTTGCCTACTCGCTGGCGGGCTTTACGTCAGGAACCGGCTCACATACAGTAACCGTGTCGCTGCCTGGTTGCGGCAGCGACGATGCAGTATATACCGCCCCGGCTTCGTGTACAGTAGCTCCCTGCGCCCTCAACGTAGTGGTCACGCCGGGCAGTTGTAACTCGGCCACCAACCAGTACTCGATTAGCGGCACGGTGAGCTTCACCAATGCCGTGGCGGGTACGCTGAGCATCACCGATGGAGTCAAATCAACTACAGTGGCCGTTGCCGCGGGGGCTACCTCGGTGGCCTACTCGCTAACGGGGCTGACCTCGGGCAGCGGCTCGCACACGGTCGTGGCCAGCCTGACGGGTTGCGGAACGGACTTCATTACCTACGCGGCACCGGCTAGCTGTACGGTGTGTACGGTGAATCTGGTGACGAGCACCTTGCCCAACGGGCAAGTGGGCACTGCCTACAGCCGCACGCTGGTCACCTCGGGCGGCACTACACCCTACACCTATGCCGTCTCGACGGGTACGTTGCCCGCGGGTCTGAGCCTCAACCCCACGAGTGGCGTTATCTCAGGCACACCAACGAGTGCGACCACTGCCAGCTTCACCATCAAGGTGACCGACGCTAAATCGTGTTCCGATGTGGCCGCTCTAAGTATCACCACCAGCAGTGCCCCCGTTTGTTTGTTAACGGTGACAGCTACGCCCGGAACTTGCAACGCTAATAATAATAACTACAGAGTAACGGGAACGATATCGGCAACCAATACTACCGGCAACCAGTCCTTGACCATTTCGGTAGGTTCAGTAACGACCACCGCTTCACTGACCGGCAACGGACCTGTATCCTACACCTTGATTGGGCTACTTTCAGATGGATTGACCAAAACAGTTTCGGTGATTAGCAGCGCTACAGCTTGTGGCTCAGCCTCGGTGACCTACAGCGCCCCGGCTTCGTGTACGGTCTGCTCGCTGAGTCTGGTGACCAGCAACCTGCCCAACGGACAGGTCGGCACACCTTACGCCCATACCATCATTACCACTGGTGGTAACTCACCCCTGAGCTTCTCCGTCGCAGGCGGAACACTGCCTGAGGGACTGTCGCTAAATCCCACAACGGGAGTGATCGCGGGAGTACCCACTGCAGCCGGTAGCTTTACCGTCACCTTCACTATCACCGATAGCAAAGGTTGTCGGGTGAGCCTGCCCCTCACCGTGTTTGATATCAATACCGGCCCGGTCTGCTCGATTGGCCTGGCTGTTACGCCGGGGGTATGTAGTTCCGCGACCAACACTTACACCCTGAGCGGAATGGTGAGCCTGAGCAACAATACCACCGGTGGGACCATCCTCATCACCAGCGGACTGATGACCACCACCCTGACCATCAGCAATACCGCGACTTTGGTGCCCTTTAGCCTCACGGGATTGGGCTCCGATGGCCTGGTGCATACCGTCACTGCGACGCTCACCGGCTGCGGCACAGGCAGTACGACCTACTCCGCTCCCCAGAGTTGCACCATCGCCTGCCAGCCCCCCATCCATGTTTGCAAAGGCACCGATTATGCCTTTCAAATAGATGCCCCCACCGGCCAGGCCAGCTACCAGTGGTACCGCAATGGAGTGGTCATCGCCAGCGCCACCCTAAGCTCGTTCACGGCTACCCAGGCGGGCAGCTACTCGGTGGTGATCAATGGCACTGCCGTGGGGCAGTGTCCTGACGGGTCGTGCTGCCCGGTGGTCATCGTGGAAGATTCGATCGCCACCTACCAGGCGCAGGCCCAGGCACCCACCTGCAGCACGGCCAGCAGTTCGGAGGCCAACGCCGATGGCCGGATTGTGGTGACCAACTGGAGGCTAAGCGCCACCGATACGACCACCTATTTTTACCAGGTCTCGCTGGGCAGTCGCTTCAATGAGGCACAGGTGATCGGGGGCAGTACGCTCCGGCCTGTGCCCGCCAGTGGGGTAGTGGTGGCTGACTTAGCCAATCCGGCCACGGCAGGCGGTCAGGCGTACACGGTTCGCATCTGCAATGGGCTGGGTTGTGAGAAAGATGTGGTGGTCATCCTACCCCAGACCATCTGTAGCTGTCCACCTGCCAAGTGTGTACTTTTTGTCATTAAAAAAGTGCATAAAGCCCTTTAA
- a CDS encoding LytR/AlgR family response regulator transcription factor, with protein sequence MAHSLEVAQEVIARQNPDIIICNLFLDGKPKGLDLLHQFPDYSKKFIIITSSLDSSFYETTNSLGVGGHLVKPFHALTLRSTIDRILATVEKTSYLFVRGLKNAQIRINFNDILYLYSERNYTFIKTSDNLHTIKRSLIKMQQELDTRFIRVHNSYIINEDHIKSIATQMVLIEKEIIPLGRAYRKNLIDKHNLKRYSANQPGRRVIDK encoded by the coding sequence TTGGCTCATAGTCTCGAGGTGGCGCAGGAAGTAATAGCTCGTCAAAACCCCGACATTATTATTTGCAATCTTTTCCTGGATGGTAAACCCAAAGGGTTGGATTTACTCCACCAGTTTCCGGACTACAGCAAGAAGTTTATTATTATAACCAGTTCTCTGGACAGTTCTTTTTATGAAACGACAAACAGCCTGGGCGTAGGAGGCCATCTGGTAAAGCCTTTTCATGCACTTACCCTCCGATCTACAATTGACCGCATACTAGCTACGGTGGAAAAAACGTCCTATCTGTTTGTTAGAGGGTTAAAAAACGCACAAATCCGGATTAACTTTAACGATATATTGTATCTCTACTCCGAACGCAATTATACATTTATTAAAACATCAGACAATCTACACACCATAAAGCGGTCGCTTATTAAGATGCAACAGGAGTTGGATACTCGTTTTATACGGGTCCACAACAGTTATATCATCAATGAAGACCACATCAAATCCATTGCCACCCAAATGGTCTTGATTGAAAAAGAAATCATACCCTTAGGTCGGGCTTACCGCAAAAATCTTATAGATAAACATAACTTAAAGCGATATTCTGCGAATCAACCCGGCAGGCGGGTAATTGACAAATAA
- a CDS encoding succinate dehydrogenase/fumarate reductase iron-sulfur subunit, which produces MNVKLKVWRQKNASTSGKLVEYTLANIDPDMSFLEMFDVLNGELTQKGEEPIIFDHDCREGICGSCSMFVNGRAHGPQTGGAVCQLYMRSFRDGETIVVEPWRSRAFPIIKDLSVDRSAFDRIVQSGGYISVNTGSAPDANEILVPRQIQESTMDAAACIACGACVAACKNASAMLFVGAQVSRFALLPQGQSERRERAERMVAQMDSEGFGACSFTGACAVECPASVPLEAITRLNREYLGAKLISPGNES; this is translated from the coding sequence ATGAACGTAAAACTGAAAGTCTGGCGGCAGAAAAATGCCAGTACGTCCGGTAAACTGGTTGAATACACCCTGGCGAATATTGACCCCGATATGTCGTTTCTGGAAATGTTCGACGTACTTAATGGTGAATTGACCCAAAAAGGCGAGGAGCCCATCATTTTTGACCACGACTGCCGCGAAGGTATCTGCGGCTCCTGCTCCATGTTTGTGAATGGGCGGGCACACGGGCCGCAGACAGGTGGCGCTGTTTGCCAGTTGTACATGCGGAGCTTTCGGGATGGCGAAACGATTGTTGTTGAACCCTGGCGATCGCGGGCTTTTCCGATCATCAAGGACCTATCGGTTGATCGATCTGCTTTCGACCGAATCGTGCAGTCGGGCGGTTATATCTCCGTCAATACGGGTTCAGCGCCAGATGCCAACGAGATTCTGGTGCCCCGGCAAATCCAGGAATCAACGATGGATGCTGCGGCCTGTATTGCCTGTGGAGCCTGCGTAGCGGCCTGCAAAAATGCCTCGGCAATGCTATTTGTGGGGGCTCAGGTGTCGCGCTTTGCCCTCTTGCCACAGGGCCAGTCTGAACGTCGTGAACGGGCCGAGCGCATGGTGGCCCAGATGGATTCTGAGGGTTTCGGCGCTTGTTCGTTTACGGGCGCTTGCGCCGTGGAATGTCCGGCTTCTGTTCCTCTGGAAGCCATTACCAGATTAAACCGGGAGTATTTAGGTGCGAAGCTTATTTCGCCCGGGAATGAGTCCTGA
- a CDS encoding zinc-dependent alcohol dehydrogenase: MLAMNYRGPRRVRIDHKPMPTIKHPEDAIVRVTRSCICGSDLHLYNGNVPDTRVGMTFGHEFIGVVEEIGPDVHKIKVGDQVLVPFNIACGKCIFCQQGLYGNCHESNSQASAVGGIFGYSHTAGGYDGGQAEFVRVPYANFGPTVIPPDMDPDDAVLLTDVVPTGYQAAEMGGIQPGDTVVVFGAGPVGIMAARCAWLFGAGRVIVIDHVDYRLEFVRNYAPCEAYNFKEMDDPVVFVKKITDWLGADVCIDAVGAEAAGSALQTITGRKLLLQAGSATALHWAINSVKKGGIVSIVGVYGPTDNLVPIGNVVNKGITIRANQASVKRLLPRLIDHIQSGVLNPKAMITHRVPLEEVAEAYNIFSNKLDNCIKPVLIPPSATF, encoded by the coding sequence ATGCTAGCCATGAATTACCGAGGACCCCGACGGGTCCGCATCGATCATAAACCCATGCCAACAATCAAGCATCCCGAAGATGCTATTGTGCGGGTTACACGCTCCTGTATCTGTGGGTCAGATCTGCACTTGTATAACGGTAACGTACCCGATACCCGGGTGGGTATGACCTTCGGTCATGAGTTTATCGGGGTGGTCGAAGAAATTGGTCCAGACGTTCACAAGATAAAAGTGGGCGATCAGGTACTGGTTCCCTTTAACATCGCCTGCGGAAAGTGTATATTCTGCCAGCAGGGGTTATACGGCAATTGTCATGAGTCAAATTCACAAGCCTCGGCTGTTGGGGGCATCTTTGGTTATTCGCACACCGCCGGTGGGTATGATGGCGGTCAGGCCGAATTTGTCCGGGTGCCTTATGCCAATTTTGGACCTACGGTTATCCCGCCCGACATGGATCCCGATGATGCTGTTTTGCTAACCGACGTGGTGCCAACGGGCTACCAGGCGGCAGAAATGGGGGGTATTCAACCCGGCGACACGGTGGTGGTTTTCGGCGCGGGCCCGGTGGGCATTATGGCTGCCAGATGCGCCTGGTTATTTGGCGCTGGTCGTGTTATTGTCATCGATCATGTGGATTACCGGCTTGAATTTGTCCGGAACTACGCCCCCTGTGAAGCTTACAATTTTAAAGAAATGGACGATCCGGTGGTTTTTGTAAAGAAAATAACCGACTGGCTGGGCGCGGATGTTTGTATTGACGCTGTGGGAGCCGAAGCAGCAGGCAGTGCCCTGCAAACCATTACCGGACGAAAGTTATTACTACAGGCCGGTTCGGCAACGGCTCTTCACTGGGCGATCAACTCGGTTAAAAAAGGCGGAATCGTTTCCATCGTGGGCGTATACGGCCCCACCGACAACCTGGTTCCAATTGGTAATGTAGTTAATAAAGGTATCACCATTCGGGCAAATCAGGCGTCAGTAAAACGGTTACTGCCACGCCTGATCGATCACATACAAAGTGGTGTCCTTAATCCTAAAGCCATGATTACTCATCGGGTGCCGCTGGAAGAGGTAGCGGAAGCCTACAACATCTTTTCCAACAAGCTGGACAATTGTATTAAACCTGTTCTCATTCCGCCCTCGGCCACCTTTTAA
- a CDS encoding DUF72 domain-containing protein: MNGYIQIGTCGLNGSKAAYAELFSSVEIQLTFYQPPRLATLEKWRSEVPADFEFVLKAWQLITHPAKSPTYKRLKRTLSESERVDAGYFKPTSIVEEAWQVTLACARTLGAKTILFQCPASFSQTPEHISNLIQFFSQIDRNGFNCCWEPRGSWDKQVVKDLCEELDLWHVVDPFVQSTMTPERCYFRLHGREGWRYQYETDELADLAELLPKEDAGYVFFNNSRMKQDALTFKQLLKNHF; this comes from the coding sequence ATGAACGGCTACATACAGATTGGTACGTGTGGACTAAATGGCTCTAAAGCGGCATATGCTGAACTATTTTCAAGTGTAGAAATCCAGCTTACTTTTTATCAGCCGCCCAGGCTGGCTACATTGGAAAAGTGGCGATCAGAGGTTCCGGCTGATTTTGAGTTTGTACTGAAAGCCTGGCAGCTTATTACCCATCCCGCAAAAAGTCCGACTTACAAACGGCTAAAGCGAACGCTATCAGAATCGGAACGGGTAGACGCGGGCTACTTCAAGCCTACGTCGATTGTCGAAGAAGCTTGGCAAGTCACCCTCGCCTGTGCCCGGACGTTAGGTGCCAAAACGATCCTGTTTCAATGTCCCGCCAGTTTTTCCCAGACACCTGAGCATATATCGAATCTGATTCAGTTCTTTAGCCAAATTGACCGCAACGGGTTCAATTGCTGCTGGGAGCCGCGTGGTTCGTGGGATAAACAGGTTGTGAAAGATTTGTGTGAAGAGCTTGACCTGTGGCATGTTGTGGACCCATTTGTTCAGTCAACAATGACACCGGAACGGTGTTACTTTCGGCTTCACGGCCGAGAGGGGTGGCGATATCAATATGAGACCGATGAATTAGCTGACCTGGCAGAGCTATTACCTAAAGAGGATGCCGGGTATGTGTTCTTCAATAATAGTCGTATGAAGCAAGATGCCCTGACGTTTAAACAACTACTTAAAAACCACTTCTGA